One window of the Brevibacterium limosum genome contains the following:
- the cmk gene encoding (d)CMP kinase codes for MSVVAIDGPSGVGKSSTAKEVARRLGYQYLDTGAMYRAMAWLCRGRGVTDPVDVLEQVRGADLEISLSPDEFFVSVDDIDVTEDIRGEDVSSNVQTVSGVIDAREELIEMQRSYIAAASEGIVVEGRDITTVVAPDADVRILMTARDEVRVARRAKEVHGNAEAEAIAATQALVTGRDAKDSATTSFLEAADGVYTLDTSDIDFDQVVETVLQLVKDSQ; via the coding sequence ATGAGCGTCGTAGCCATTGACGGACCGTCCGGAGTGGGCAAGTCGAGCACCGCCAAGGAGGTGGCGCGTCGGCTGGGCTACCAGTACCTCGACACAGGGGCGATGTACCGGGCGATGGCGTGGCTGTGCCGGGGCCGCGGGGTCACCGACCCCGTCGACGTGCTCGAACAGGTGCGCGGTGCGGATCTGGAGATCTCGCTGAGCCCCGACGAATTCTTCGTCTCCGTCGACGACATCGACGTCACCGAGGACATCCGCGGTGAGGACGTCTCGTCGAATGTGCAGACGGTCTCCGGCGTCATCGACGCCCGCGAGGAGCTCATCGAGATGCAGCGGTCCTATATCGCCGCCGCCTCCGAGGGCATCGTCGTCGAAGGCCGGGACATCACGACCGTGGTGGCCCCCGACGCCGATGTGCGCATCCTCATGACCGCCCGCGATGAGGTCCGTGTGGCCCGCCGGGCCAAGGAAGTGCACGGCAATGCCGAGGCCGAGGCGATCGCCGCCACCCAAGCCCTCGTCACGGGCCGTGACGCCAAGGACTCCGCCACGACGAGCTTCCTCGAGGCCGCCGACGGAGTGTACACACTCGATACCAGCGACATCGACTTCGACCAGGTGGTCGAGACGGTGCTGCAACTGGTGAAGGACTCACAATGA
- a CDS encoding pseudouridine synthase, with translation MSPYRDHRAPGGRQNRPSRKQRAATADQASDKGGSGAGQTSDAHVSGGVRLQKVLAEAGLGSRRACEQLIVDGRVEVDGSIVTELGTRIDPETQSVYVDTVRISTQTKKVYLVLNKPAGVVSTMSDPEGRPCLADYVRNNNERLFHIGRLDTETEGIILLTNDGELSNRLAHPRYEIPKTYLAKVKGQLAKDAGAILKAGIDLEDGFVKVDDFRLVDSTPGKSVVELTLHSGRNRIVRRLLAEIGHPVERLVRLKFGPIVLDEQKQGKIRPLRSDEVGALFEAVGL, from the coding sequence ATGAGTCCCTACCGTGATCACCGCGCCCCCGGCGGGCGCCAGAACCGACCCAGCCGAAAACAGCGCGCAGCGACGGCCGATCAGGCCTCCGACAAGGGCGGTTCGGGTGCCGGTCAGACATCGGACGCCCACGTCAGCGGGGGTGTGCGGTTGCAGAAGGTGCTCGCCGAGGCGGGCCTGGGATCACGTCGTGCCTGCGAACAGCTCATCGTCGACGGCCGAGTCGAGGTCGACGGCAGCATCGTGACCGAACTGGGCACCCGGATCGACCCCGAAACGCAGTCCGTGTACGTGGATACAGTGAGAATTTCGACACAGACCAAGAAGGTCTACCTCGTGCTCAACAAGCCCGCGGGGGTCGTGTCGACCATGAGCGATCCCGAAGGCCGGCCCTGCCTGGCCGACTACGTGCGCAACAACAACGAGCGCCTCTTCCACATCGGCCGCCTCGACACCGAGACCGAAGGCATCATCCTGCTCACCAACGACGGGGAGCTGAGCAACCGCCTGGCCCACCCGCGCTACGAGATCCCGAAGACCTACCTCGCGAAGGTCAAGGGCCAGCTGGCGAAGGACGCCGGAGCCATCCTCAAGGCCGGAATCGACCTCGAAGACGGATTCGTCAAGGTCGATGACTTCAGACTCGTCGATTCGACCCCGGGCAAGTCCGTCGTCGAACTCACCCTCCACTCCGGCCGCAACCGCATCGTGCGCCGCCTGCTCGCCGAGATCGGCCACCCGGTGGAGCGCCTCGTGCGGCTGAAGTTCGGACCCATCGTCCTCGACGAGCAGAAGCAGGGCAAGATCCGCCCGCTGCGCTCCGATGAGGTCGGCGCACTGTTCGAGGCCGTCGGTCTGTGA
- a CDS encoding AI-2E family transporter gives MNEDEQTATSGAADGAGGTAGDAACPTASAPSSGSVTESGPDSARESSGPATSTGARSGGAASATEESTSASGEESDAVDGARPWHARPPARALMIAVTLAGLAYALMFFRGLQDIVAPVFLALNFYIVVYPVQRMLTRIKVPRAIGACISVVLVLCMIFAFFGLTAWSVAELVILIPSYSNELVNTYQNALALLSDIGVTSSVIQQQLSAFDVRSVLDAIYPLLTNVSSVAGLLTTVIMAVFFVAMDSMGIDRRMGMLLDVKPSLSASIGDFAGGVRRYWVVATIFGLIVAFLDVIALAIIDVPLIWVWGVLAFLTNYIPNIGFVIGLVPPALLALVDSGWQSALWVVIAYSVLNFVIQAIIQPKFTGESVGVTPLVSFLSLLFWVWILGWLGALLALPATLLIKALLVDADPKARWVNILLASDPDTGRAELVKGLKKPAAAV, from the coding sequence ATGAACGAGGACGAGCAGACGGCGACATCGGGCGCCGCTGACGGTGCCGGCGGCACAGCCGGCGATGCCGCGTGCCCGACCGCGTCTGCGCCGTCCTCAGGATCGGTGACGGAGTCCGGACCGGACTCCGCGAGGGAGTCTTCCGGTCCTGCCACCTCCACGGGGGCGCGGAGCGGCGGGGCCGCCTCGGCGACAGAGGAATCCACCTCAGCATCCGGTGAGGAATCGGACGCGGTCGACGGAGCACGGCCCTGGCATGCGCGCCCACCGGCACGGGCGCTGATGATCGCAGTGACCCTGGCGGGGTTGGCCTACGCGCTGATGTTCTTCCGCGGGCTCCAGGACATCGTGGCTCCGGTGTTCCTCGCACTGAACTTCTACATCGTCGTCTACCCGGTGCAGCGGATGCTCACCCGGATCAAGGTGCCGCGGGCGATTGGAGCGTGCATCTCGGTCGTGCTCGTGCTGTGCATGATCTTCGCGTTCTTCGGACTCACCGCATGGTCGGTGGCCGAACTCGTCATCCTCATCCCCAGCTACAGCAACGAACTCGTCAACACGTACCAGAATGCCTTGGCGCTGCTGTCGGACATCGGAGTGACCTCCTCGGTGATCCAGCAGCAGCTCTCAGCTTTCGACGTCCGCTCCGTCCTCGACGCGATCTACCCGCTGCTGACGAACGTGTCCTCGGTCGCCGGGCTGCTGACCACGGTGATCATGGCGGTGTTCTTCGTGGCGATGGATTCGATGGGCATCGACAGGCGGATGGGGATGCTGCTCGACGTGAAGCCCTCGCTGTCGGCGTCGATCGGCGACTTCGCGGGCGGTGTCCGCCGCTACTGGGTGGTGGCCACGATCTTCGGCCTCATCGTCGCATTCCTCGACGTCATCGCCTTGGCGATCATCGACGTTCCGCTCATCTGGGTGTGGGGCGTGCTCGCTTTCCTGACGAACTACATCCCGAACATCGGCTTCGTCATCGGCCTCGTCCCGCCGGCGCTGCTGGCGCTGGTCGACAGCGGGTGGCAGTCGGCCCTGTGGGTGGTCATCGCCTACAGCGTGCTCAACTTCGTCATCCAAGCGATCATCCAGCCGAAGTTCACTGGCGAATCCGTCGGCGTCACCCCGCTGGTGTCGTTCCTGTCGCTGCTGTTCTGGGTGTGGATCCTCGGCTGGCTCGGCGCCCTCCTGGCACTGCCGGCGACCCTGCTGATCAAGGCACTCCTGGTCGACGCGGACCCGAAGGCCAGGTGGGTGAATATCCT
- the der gene encoding ribosome biogenesis GTPase Der: protein MSESEFHETPDDDLVDRVESISDEEAEQRATALEAGLESYELEDEDRALLRAYGFDEDDDEELGAAPVLAVVGRPNVGKSTLVNRILGRREAVVEDVPGVTRDRVSYRAEWNRQEFTLVDTGGWDQDSKGMASRIAIQSEIAVDMADAVLLVVDATTGPTSTDEMVVKMLRRKKKPVLLAANKVDDERGELMAAELWGLGLGQPWTVSALHGRGVADLLDEVLTILPEVSAVDTRVEEGGPRRVALVGRPNVGKSSLLNQLIGSDRVLVDNVAGTTRDPVDELIELGGKQWRFVDTAGIRRRAHQASGADFYAALRTQTALERAEVALVLMEVQDPLSEQDVRIVMTAVEAGRAVVLAFNKWDLLDDERRFYLEREIERDLGHVAWAPRVNISAKTGRHAEKLVPAMETALEGWDTRIPTGRLNAFLGELVAANPHPVRGGKQPRILFGTQAQSRPPKFVLFTTGFLDPGYRRFITRRLRETFGFKGTPIEVSMRIREKRRGR, encoded by the coding sequence ATGAGCGAATCCGAATTTCACGAGACACCCGACGACGACCTCGTCGACCGTGTCGAGAGCATCAGCGATGAGGAGGCCGAGCAGCGGGCGACCGCGCTCGAGGCCGGACTCGAAAGCTATGAGCTCGAAGACGAGGACCGTGCGCTGCTGCGCGCCTACGGCTTCGACGAAGACGACGACGAAGAGCTCGGTGCCGCACCGGTGCTGGCCGTCGTCGGTCGCCCCAACGTCGGCAAGTCGACGCTGGTCAACCGCATCCTCGGCCGCCGCGAAGCCGTCGTCGAGGACGTTCCGGGAGTCACCCGTGACCGGGTGAGCTATCGGGCGGAATGGAACCGACAAGAATTCACCCTCGTCGACACCGGCGGTTGGGATCAGGACTCGAAGGGCATGGCCTCGCGCATTGCGATCCAGTCCGAGATCGCCGTGGACATGGCCGACGCCGTCCTCCTCGTAGTCGACGCCACGACCGGTCCGACCTCGACCGATGAGATGGTCGTGAAGATGCTGCGTCGGAAGAAGAAGCCGGTCCTCCTCGCCGCGAACAAGGTCGACGACGAGCGCGGCGAGCTCATGGCCGCCGAACTCTGGGGCCTGGGCCTCGGCCAGCCCTGGACGGTGTCGGCTCTGCACGGTCGGGGAGTCGCCGACCTGCTCGACGAAGTGCTCACGATCCTGCCCGAGGTCTCGGCCGTCGACACCCGCGTCGAAGAGGGCGGACCGCGTCGGGTGGCCCTCGTCGGTCGTCCGAACGTCGGCAAGTCCTCCCTGCTCAACCAGCTCATCGGCAGCGACCGTGTGCTCGTGGACAATGTCGCCGGCACCACCCGTGACCCCGTCGACGAGCTCATCGAGCTCGGTGGGAAGCAGTGGCGGTTCGTCGACACCGCCGGTATCCGCCGTCGTGCCCATCAGGCCAGCGGCGCCGATTTCTATGCCGCGCTGCGCACGCAGACCGCGCTCGAACGCGCCGAGGTGGCCCTCGTCCTCATGGAGGTCCAGGATCCGCTGAGCGAGCAGGACGTGCGCATCGTCATGACCGCCGTCGAGGCGGGTCGTGCCGTGGTGCTGGCGTTCAACAAGTGGGATCTGCTCGATGACGAACGTCGCTTCTATCTGGAGCGGGAGATCGAACGGGACCTCGGCCATGTGGCTTGGGCGCCGCGCGTGAACATCTCGGCGAAGACCGGACGTCACGCCGAGAAGCTCGTACCGGCGATGGAAACCGCTCTCGAAGGCTGGGACACCCGCATTCCGACGGGTCGGCTCAACGCGTTCCTCGGCGAACTCGTCGCGGCCAACCCGCACCCGGTGCGCGGCGGCAAGCAGCCGCGTATCCTCTTCGGCACTCAGGCGCAGTCGCGTCCGCCGAAGTTCGTGCTCTTCACCACCGGCTTCCTCGATCCCGGCTATCGCCGGTTCATCACCCGTCGTCTGCGTGAGACGTTCGGCTTCAAGGGCACGCCCATCGAAGTGTCGATGCGCATCCGCGAGAAGCGTCGGGGACGCTGA
- the scpB gene encoding SMC-Scp complex subunit ScpB, with translation MIDDEVLAGIEAVLMITDSAVSADDLASSLGLDEDTVLEAVQTLKADYDGDENRRQRGFEIRHVAGGFRIFSRGDYHEVVKDFLTAGQSAKLSQAALETLAVIAYRQPISRPRIAAIRGVSVDGVIRTLLLRGLIVEAGKEASTSALLYATTPQFLDTMGMNAIDDLPDIAPYLPEDADVAELGAEDTEVLAEIDGALEDDLDDDPDSAAEMSRVGD, from the coding sequence ATGATCGACGACGAGGTCCTCGCCGGCATCGAAGCCGTCCTCATGATCACCGATTCGGCCGTCAGCGCCGACGACCTCGCAAGTTCTCTCGGCCTCGACGAGGACACGGTCCTCGAAGCCGTCCAGACGCTCAAGGCCGACTACGACGGGGATGAGAACCGGCGACAGCGCGGGTTCGAGATCCGCCACGTCGCCGGAGGCTTCCGCATCTTCTCCCGCGGCGACTACCACGAAGTCGTCAAGGACTTCCTCACCGCCGGGCAGAGCGCGAAGCTCTCCCAAGCCGCACTCGAGACTCTGGCGGTCATCGCCTACCGGCAGCCGATCTCCCGTCCCCGCATCGCCGCCATCCGCGGAGTCAGCGTCGACGGCGTCATCCGCACCCTGCTGCTGCGCGGACTCATCGTCGAAGCCGGCAAGGAGGCGTCCACCTCGGCGCTGCTCTACGCCACCACCCCGCAGTTCCTCGACACGATGGGCATGAACGCGATCGATGACCTGCCCGATATCGCCCCCTACCTGCCCGAAGACGCCGACGTCGCCGAACTCGGCGCGGAAGACACCGAGGTGCTCGCCGAAATCGACGGCGCCCTCGAAGACGATCTCGACGACGATCCCGATTCGGCCGCCGAGATGTCACGAGTCGGTGATTGA
- a CDS encoding prephenate dehydrogenase, protein MRVHIIGTGLLGASLGLALSAQGHQVTLEDTSPTAQQLAADLGAGQVVNPTDAFAEEAGPTDATDVSAPAHPDIVVVATPPDVAAWVIAAALEDYPNATVTDVASVKTRLLEAVRELVTGTRLDRYIGCHPMAGREKSGAIAAQSDLFTARPWVICSDEDTPADRLSEVIAMAEDTGASVLHLDPRIHDAAVAKVSHVPQIVSSLVASQLRHAPLEEISLAGQGLRDVTRIAASDPGLWTQILTGNAEEVRSVLIDLRTELDEVIGALELGPGSTGLLAKAIALGNEGHDRIPGKHGQPPTTYAVVTILVPDTPGMLARLFKDIGDLGVNVEDFRMDHASGRKLGMVDVSVVPAIQQELEIGLLSKGWQIPESAIEREGTA, encoded by the coding sequence GTGAGAGTCCACATCATCGGCACCGGCCTGCTCGGTGCCAGCCTGGGTTTGGCGCTGAGCGCACAGGGCCATCAGGTGACCCTCGAAGACACCTCGCCGACCGCGCAGCAGCTCGCCGCTGACCTCGGCGCCGGTCAGGTCGTCAACCCGACCGATGCCTTCGCCGAGGAGGCCGGCCCGACCGATGCCACCGATGTGTCGGCGCCCGCACACCCGGACATCGTCGTCGTCGCGACCCCGCCCGATGTGGCCGCCTGGGTCATCGCCGCGGCACTCGAGGACTACCCGAACGCCACGGTCACGGACGTCGCCAGCGTCAAGACCCGCCTGCTCGAAGCGGTGCGCGAACTGGTCACCGGCACTCGGCTCGATCGCTACATCGGCTGCCATCCGATGGCCGGACGCGAGAAGTCCGGAGCGATCGCCGCCCAGTCGGACCTCTTCACGGCCCGGCCCTGGGTGATCTGCTCGGATGAGGACACACCGGCCGACCGCCTCAGCGAGGTCATCGCTATGGCCGAGGACACGGGCGCCTCGGTGCTCCACCTCGACCCGCGCATCCACGATGCCGCGGTCGCGAAGGTCTCGCATGTGCCGCAGATCGTGTCCTCCCTGGTGGCCTCCCAGCTGCGCCATGCGCCCTTGGAGGAGATCTCGCTGGCCGGGCAGGGACTGCGCGATGTCACCCGCATCGCCGCCTCGGATCCGGGCCTGTGGACGCAGATCCTGACCGGCAACGCCGAGGAGGTCCGGTCCGTGCTCATCGATCTGCGCACCGAACTCGACGAGGTCATCGGCGCCCTCGAACTCGGGCCCGGGTCGACCGGGCTGCTCGCGAAGGCGATCGCCCTGGGCAACGAGGGCCACGACCGGATTCCCGGCAAGCACGGGCAGCCGCCGACCACCTATGCTGTTGTCACGATCCTGGTTCCGGATACCCCCGGTATGCTGGCCCGGCTGTTCAAGGACATCGGCGACCTCGGCGTCAACGTCGAAGACTTCAGGATGGATCACGCCTCCGGTCGGAAACTGGGCATGGTCGACGTGTCCGTGGTCCCGGCCATCCAGCAGGAGCTGGAGATCGGATTGCTGTCGAAGGGATGGCAGATCCCCGAATCCGCCATCGAGAGAGAAGGAACTGCATGA